In Silurus meridionalis isolate SWU-2019-XX chromosome 11, ASM1480568v1, whole genome shotgun sequence, the sequence gtgagattgagattgtttggacatgtgcagaagagggacatggggtatatcagtaggagaatgctgaggatggagacaccagaaaggaggaatagaggaagaacaaggaggaggtttatggatgtggtgaaggaagacatgcaggtggttggggtgaaagaggcagatgtagaggacagggggggtatggaaacggatgatcagctgtggcgccccctaatgggaaaagccgaaagaattAGACGATACTTCCATTTCTGTGGATGTGTCTATAAAAATTACAGCGCCCTCTTGtggaatattttttaatatttcagaaaGTTTATGAAATTTTGATTTGTCCCTCTTTTTTTGATGAATGTTTGAAATGTATCATTTAATTGGACCACAATTTAaagtttcagttttaactgtaataaaaatgttattaaattttctaccaaaatgtaaaatattcctATAGCTATATACTTTATCGCCAGCTAGTTTGACATGGTCGcttttatataaatgatatatttaataaatataatataatatacatttaattcaataaatatttattcaggCTTTGGTTTACAGGCTTATTAACAGCTATTTCAacctatttttttgtttttttaaatgtgtataatttatattttaagtttATATTTTGATGCCGGACTTTTAGACCAATCAGGAGCGGCCGCTGCTGTCTAGTTTGCTATAATGGATAGATGTTGagttattaaatttttatgtatattattagtGTTGCCTGAGAAAATGAGTGTGATTATTTTAAAGCCAGGATGAAATCAGGTTCAGGTTTTGTTTTGAGTAATCTAAAGttttatacatatttctaaTATAAGGTGAGAAGATTAATGTTTAAACCTTGTGCACAGTGTGGAATGAAATGCTTTGCTCGTGTATTAACTTTTATAGTGTTCATTTGTGTACTTGGATGTACTTGGATGCCACTCTGAGGATGTTCAACACAAGAACAGTGTAAAGATCTATTAGTTTCCTGTCaagggttaaactcaagaacgatgaaaatggatttttttgggctgttttacatgaaaacatcaacaatgatggaactgaaataaatgcacattcagcattgaggatgaggttctcttttgagtctggtttctctcacggtttcttcttcataccatctcagggttttttttttatttgaaattttctttcggtaaatctgctttgagacgacGTGTTTTGTTAAAAGTTCTACACAAATAACACtgaattgtatatattttattggattatattatatttctatatatacgtttgtatattttaataaaatactgaataatgACCAACCAGTAACttcttgaaaaagaaaaaaagactttaataataaatgataaatcatGATATAgggatgaataaaatatattacataaacTTATCATAAATGATTGTGCAAATGTAGGTTTGTTTGAAAGAAACGGCTTTTTGACAGGTAACGAAATGCAGCTTCAGGATCAGAGCAGGTTTTTCCGCGCCGTATCGTTGCGTTCTGCTTCTTATCACACGAGGTGAAGTGAGTCACGTGTCACCAGCAGCTCTGGGCTCATTTTAAGCGATCACGACTTCAGCGTTGTCACTCTTGATCAGTGCAGTCTGGTCGGTGGTGTTGCTCTCGTCGCTCTCGTCGCTCTCAGATGAATTGCTGTCGGTCGTGGTGGGCACGCTCGTGTCCTCCTCGCTGCTCTGGCTGTCTTCGTCGCTCTCCACACTGGGCGTGGCATCACTGGCACTAGAAGTGGAAGCGGCCTTTTGCTCTTGCTGGCTCACGTCGTCAGCATCCGTGCCACTTGAGGTGTCCATTCCCTGGTCCAACCCAACATTGTGCACCTGCAAAGCCTGAGGAACCAGAGGAACTTGCTGAGATTCAGATTTTGTTTGCTTAAATAGACATTTAGATGATGCTTCTATATAGATCACACATGAGAACATAGAGCacaatttattagatattagattTGAATGCTTTCTGGTTTACCTTGTATACTTTCAGGTCCACATCGTTATACTCGGTCTTGTCAGACTCGTATGATTTATAAGAAAAAGGTCCTTTCTCGATGTTGTTGCCATCCACATCATAGATGGGTTTCTTGTAGTCACTCTGGTAGCCAATGCTGTCTCCACGGCCGTTAATTACTGGGATCAGAGTGGTCTCCATGAAAACAGGAGGAACGGTGGTCATTCCGTTCTCATCAGACTCATCGCTGTCActatcatcagcatcatcatcatcatcatcatcctggggaaaaaaaaaaccagcccAGAGATCATGATATGGGATCTAATAGCCATCGACAAGAACATGAGCTACTTTTCCATCCTGTATACGATATTCTTATTAAACAAGTTTTACACTGTATTTAACAGCATGCACAGTGAAGACTTTATAAGGAAAGAGTGTCTCATGAGGTTAGCAAGCAGGATGAGTCTCTCGTACCTCTTCAGAGCTGATGTCAGTGACTGGAGTGACTTTCAAAACCTGGTAGAAACACAAGCATGCCAAGGAGCAGTTATAAACCACATAGAAACATAATGTCTGAATATGAAACTGTTTTATTAGTAAATGATGCTCTGAGAGGTTACAACAATTCCACAGCCGTGTAAATTGTATATCATGTTCCAAACGTTCACCTGAGTATCGACAGGCTGCACCTCAGAGCTCTCTGAGCTGCTGGCTGAACGTTTGACCTGTAAAACAGAAGATATGAACTCATCACAAAGGAATACTGTGACACAAAGAAAGGTTTATTAAACTATTCCTTCCAGAAATCACTTCCATGCACTGATATGAGTTGGTCTGAACTTACAGGGTGACAATAGACTGCTGCGAAAAGCAGCACGAATACAATAACAGCCTTCATTTTTCCTTGGTGTGTCCTAGAAAAGTGAGAAAAGTTACACATCACCATGAGATCATTGTTATTTCGCATTTTTTTCAACATGACATACTTTTATTCTTAACCTTATTTTCATACTTCATCGTTATACATTtatacttctgtttttttttatttactttattttattattatattctatttatattttttacacgttggacagtcgtaaaaaagcatttcacatgtcgtactctgtatgaatgtgtatgtgacaaacaaACTTTGATTCATCATgcatgaacaaataaaataatccaGACACATAATAAAAGCAGGACTTCCTCGAGAAAGACCTCATCACATGCACAGAATTCCTATAACTTTAAACTCCATCAATTAGCGTTCCGGGTGTTTTTTCACGTTTATTTTTCCACAAGGCAAACCCACAGCGACGGCCGTGTGCCCATATCAGATCAGCCACTACATTTTTGGCAGACAGGAAACAGTTTCCCTTTTCTAACTACATCCAGCTTTCACCATGAAACAACccccatgttttcttttttttgccacgATAACACTACAACTATAAACATAAGCCGTGAGTGTTCTGCTACAGCTATAATAATCTCCTTCCAGTGGAGCCACTACAATTATAATTTACTATATTTAAGCAAATGTTTCTCATTAAGGACATAATTATAGCAAATCAACATTTTTGTGTCTTTGATGTAAAGGCTGAAAAGCTGAAGGAGAACATTGTGAAGGATGTTTCaggttattgttttttttcagttaactgttgttattattagtcTTTGGCATGAGGCTGTAATTGGGTGGTTTTGTTGCTGAAATAAATGAGTCAGCTGACCTTTATAACTTCCTCTTCTGTTATTCACATTTTGCTTCAATAAACAGcaaattgaaaaaaacaacaacggtGACAATTTCACAATTTGATTCCTTCTGTAAGTTcattgagaaaacaaaaaagcaaaaatccCCTTGTGCTTTAGTTAAAACTCAAACCAGCGCTGATCTGATCTGAAAAAAAGCTCTAGTTATGCTTTAAGATATTAAGTGTCTTTCATTCAACTCATACATTCAACCACCAAACAAGCAGGACCTCTGTTTGTGAAAcatctttcaaaaaagaaaatacaaattaaataaataaattaaataaataaaaacattagaataaaaaaataataaaggtgATGTTTTACCTGTATCCCTGTGCTGTTGTAAATCTCTTGCTGCTGTGTTCTCGTGGATCTCTCACTACTTTCTAAgtctctttgttttgttttcatgcatgcagCTGTATGGCTTTTAAACCCTGCTGTCCCTGGATTCGGCCAATCAAAGTGCATCTTGTGAAGTCACGAGTTTTACCGCTGATGTCCCACCTTTTCTACTCCCACTCTTCCTGTGGGTTCTGTGGCCAGCCAATGCAAACATTCAGCACCAGCAtggcaaagaagaagaagaagggaagaaaaaCATATCTTGGATTGTTTTCAATGTTATAGACATTTTCAGACtgtttgtgaaataaaacacttgttgGCAGCCTGAGTCTCTATTGTACTGGCGTATATGACAGTCAGTCTGTCAGTCTTTTGGACTTCATTATGAGATAATCAGAGGTGCCAAAACTTTTTCCAATGAAGGGCCAAAATCCAAAAACTTGATTGAGGGCCTTGGGCCGAAAATAATGGTTccaatattaattataaacaataaatcaCATTATACATCACCATAATGCTTCtgctttttggttttttttatatatattttaaaatgtataaataaacagaaaacatgaGGCTGTAATCTGCTGAATTTATGCGTTGTTTTGGGGgggttttgttattttttttaaatgaatcatATAGTACCAAAGAGAAACAATCCAATTTATTGTATAATAGAATTCTATTACTTTTACAGATATTCAGTGACCTTTAATAAGAGACATGAAGCTGCTTCTTATGTTTCCAATTTGTTTTTCCTCttctgatatatttatatatatctcatatacCAAATCAAATGTCACTGTGGAACAACTTTGATCATCTCTGCGCTGAATCCATCAATAAGCAGCGATGAAAAGGAAGGAACTACATGTACTCTTGTTATACTGTGTAAGTAAATGCTCCTATTGAAGTTTTTTAATACTAGACTTTAATAGTATAGTTTaatccctttaaaaaaaaaactatttaacatCACTAAATTAATATGTAATCATTACATTGTTATAGACTaaagatttatttaatcatgtaaaactgcaaaacaataagaaaagTCAACATGTAGTATTTAAGTTTCTGAAATCCGGCAGCAGCAGTGGCTAAAACAGTGGAGACTATAAATGTCTTTGGACCGATTTATGATCTACTTTTCTAAaacattgttataataatacaagcaaaaaaaaaaaacaccatggtGGTACTGTGTTTGtgaattaaatgtaaacactgattGTTTTATGACTTTTAAGGCGCATGCATCTTCCTTTTGTTTGTATGCAACAAACTTATGGGCAAAAACACTCAAGCACTGGACAGTGAACGAGTGGAAGAAAGTTACATATAGGAAATTTGTGTCTCTACTAGAAGAActacaggagagaagatgtgatcagactccctcacctccacactcacacatggaggtggacgtttaatagtttggggttgttttggagcaaagAAGGTTAtatgaaaggaatactgaaccaacatggctcccattaaaaacttcaacaccatgtggttcagtctggactgtggctcacTGGAACCGactcaccgtacaacaagacgatgagccgaagcgcacgtctgagttctgtgaGCAGGGAAACGGGTCTctctcaagggtccagcagtggcaatTCGGCGGTCTtatgatcagaagtccaacatctttacAACCAAGtgcaaatttttatttgaatataattCATAAAGGAGCTTGTGGTTATTTCAGTATAGCTCACTAAGTTATTTTacataattgttaaaaaatgcaTTACTCATAGACAGAATAGATAAAtagactgattgattgattgattgatctgTTGGACTTCTTTAGATTAATCCGTCTTTTGTGTGATACACTCCATCATTGTTCAGTGTACAATAGTGCATTTAAAGCTGAAGAAAGAAGACTCCAGACAGTGATACATTCCAGAGCTGTACATCATGATTTGTCATTAAAGTGTGCTTAATTAAATAGGGCATTTAAGTGTTTATTAGGGCTTGTGATTTGTCTACCTGTCACGAGTTACACCTTCAGGCAATAATAAAGCATTCTTCAGGAGTGATTGATTGTAGATGTTTTATGGCATGTGCGGTCTTCTGTATGATGCCTCATGTGCGGGGAGTTTTGAGTTTTGTGCAGGGTGTTGACTCAAAGGTAGTcgcagcaaaaataaaacatcactgGGAAAAAAAGCTGTATCAGACACACTAATCCTAGGTTGGAGGTCGTTTTATAATGATTGGATGCGTCAAAACATGTTGCATTGCGGTGTGATTGGACGGAGGAGGTGTGTGGGGGGGAGTGTGGGGGTTGAAGCTGCAATGTTTTTCTTCAACCGGGTTCTTGGCACAGACGAGAAGTCTATAGTTTGTGTCTggaatttttaaatgttaaaataagcGTCTCACTGCACAGCCTTGGCTGCCAAGCTCCCCGTGGATCCCAGACGGATTAACACAACGACAGAACCACATTACCACAGGATTACAGAAACTTTCCCACTTTCTGCAATCATCACACAAAACCTGCTGTCTTCACATTCAGCAAAACTTCAGATCCAAAGGTCATTGCATGGTACAATGTGACAGTGGATTCGTTGCTTTGATTAACAGATGAATGAACACTTTAATATGGAATTTTAAATTGAAGATATAGATGATGGAGCAGAATCTTATCTTGTAAAGAGCTgatatctgctcagttgtataaagtCGGTCTACATAATGGAGTCAAAATGCCAAATGCTTTAGATGTTAAAATTAAGCCTTGTTTTCTCGATGATGTTTGTTTGTGATGAAAAAACAAGACATTCTTAATTCATTTTCTAAATTTTGCTGAATGATGATGCATTAATTAAATCTATAACAGCGAAGATCTACAACATTGGGATTGCGACGCAAAGAACAGGTTTGTATCATAATAAACTCGCTCGTATATGTTATGGTTTatcatttttggaaggagtctccagtgttagcaCTTCCAAACTTTCAGAAAGTGGAATAGAGGCTGGCTGGAGACTTTTTAATGATTCTTTATGGCTCTAAACTGATCACTAAGTGGAACtcgtttattttttaacacttcattgaacataatagaaaaattataataataattaaaaaatagtcATTTTTGGCACATTGGTATACAGTCAAGTCTTCTGATACAGAGCCCATGGAGCATATCTAAGAGTGTAGTTCTACTCTGCCTGATCATTGGCCCCTATTTTGCCATTTGATTGCTGTGGAAACATTGCACGTGGCTTTAACTGAGCCCTGGTCCCACAGAATTAGTTTATGAAGCTGATGTCACCTTTTATAAGCATAAAACTCAAAGTGCTGCAGGTTCTGGACCATAAAATAAGACTTAAGCCATCAGTCTCTGTGGTCAGTTTGTATGGAAATCTTACGAGGTTTCGGCTTAGCCGCACTTGTTTTTTAAAAGATCATTGAAATAAACTATTAGGTCCTGCACCATTAAATGGTACATGAGAGTATTAATGAACAGTAGGAAAGATTATGTGGTCTAGATTAGACTTGTGCATTGTgtcatattaaacattaaacactcAAATAACTCAGGACAGGAACCCACTCTGAGTAGAAACATCTTAAACCTCTGGGACACAGCGATCTGTAGCACATGCATGAAGTTTGCATGTAGGTGTGTTTCCAAAGGTATATAATGCATTTGTCCAAAAGTGGACCATAAATCCTAGTCCTGAAAGCTCTGGGATTTTAATGGGTGGTTTTATATGGTAGGTTTTTAACCCAAAAGCCTGATAGACATGTTGCCTTGTTGGGCTTTACCTCATTAAAGTTAAATCCGTAGCCAGGAAATAGGTCATTGATTGTAAATTCAAGTTGAGAGGGTTTAAGGGATTTCCTTATgaacaaaacagaaagaaaaacaggaattgTGCAGCTAAGCATTTCTTATGAATTTGCTTTCATCTCGAattgaatattgtgaatataAGAGTAAGACAATAGTATATAGAGTTGCATATACACTTATAAACATGGCTGTGGGACATCAGTTTGGGCTTGAGATGCTTTCTATATAGCCTCAGGCTTGCCTTGGGTATGCGCATGGAATGACGTCCCTTTTTTCTAGAAAACAGCCTAGAAATTGGTGTAATGCATGAAAGAAACCAGCTAGATGAAGGATTAGGGTTGAAAcggatttggtgtttgttttttttgtcccaaAATTTAATTCAGTCATTTTGCATTTGTATATAATCCTGGCTTTGCTTTGAGACCAATAAAACTTGACCTTGACTCAATCTTGGTCCTGGTCTTGGATTTGAACAATGTGGTCTTGAAAACAACcctatttttaaatgtaaattaagtaAGAAATCAAATGCTTTAGAATGTGCAGTTATAGAAAATAACATTTAGGACAGAGtggaaaagtgtttttattcctctttactacacataataataataataataataataataataataagaagaagaagaagaagaagaagaagaataataataataatgttcattttttaattaattaattagtggATAGTAAAGTAGTGGCATCTCTCTCAAGA encodes:
- the spp1 gene encoding osteopontin: MKAVIVFVLLFAAVYCHPVKRSASSSESSEVQPVDTQVLKVTPVTDISSEEDDDDDDDADDSDSDESDENGMTTVPPVFMETTLIPVINGRGDSIGYQSDYKKPIYDVDGNNIEKGPFSYKSYESDKTEYNDVDLKVYKALQVHNVGLDQGMDTSSGTDADDVSQQEQKAASTSSASDATPSVESDEDSQSSEEDTSVPTTTDSNSSESDESDESNTTDQTALIKSDNAEVVIA